Below is a window of Veillonella rodentium DNA.
ACCCAGTAGTACTGCTCCCCGTATAAAATGCACCATCAGCCCCTAGTTTAGTGGGATAGCCTTGTGTCTCTAATAACTGCCCCCAAGTCATTCCTAATGAAACAGTAGATCCATCACTATATTCATTATAAGCCATTAAAGTATCTTTATCATACCAAGTATCCCTCACATAGGGTTCACTCTCTCTTCGTTTCATATCTTCAGAAACTGCACGTGAAAATGCTTCACTATATTCACCTTGAGACTCAATATGCCCTTTTGATTTATACGTCCATTCATTCCAAGGATGTACCTTTCCCATAGGTTCATCAATATTAGTCCAACTCAGATCCGAATTAATTAAGACTTCCTGTCCTTCTAATTGATGTCCTTTTTCAGGATTTTGTACAACAACGCCAGAAATAAAATCAGTACTTAATACCGATGGATCGACCAGTTCATCGCCAGCTCTACTTCTCTTATACACGCCACCATCTAAAGCAATAATATAATATGATTCAAACTCAGATAACTCATCAGACTGTTTCATCCTACCATATGCATTATCTCGAGTCCCATACTGCGCTTCAGCCGCCCCGGTAATAACAGGTTTTCCTAATCCCGCATTTACTACTGCCCCTACGCCGGCACTGAGCCATTGCGCCACAGCAGGATTTGTCTTGGCAACCTTTTGAATGTCACCAATTAACGCCTCATTGGTAACTCCGGCATAGAAACCGCTGCCCGGCTTATTACCGGCAACTCGAGCGGATACTTCCGCCACTACACCATGAGCAATCGCTTTAGCCACTTTCTCTTCTTTAGTTTTCGGTTCCCAATAATGCAATTGTTCAAATGCATCTTTAGCAAAGAGCCGAGCTAATTCCTGTCGTTCCTCTACTTTCTTTTTATCAAAGATCGTATCCAGTTTATTAAGACTATTAGCGGTATCTCTAGAAATCGAACGTATATCTACAGATTCATCATGTACAGTTATTGTACCATCAGCAATAGCAGATTTGGTAGTGCTATGTGCGGAATCCTTCGATTCAGGTAATAATTTCGGTAAAAGTCCTAACGAATTATATACCGCATCTTGTCCCGCTTGACTTAGCGACTTAAAGTTTCCTATATGGTTATAACTCACACCTGTATTCTTCGAAGAGTACTCAGCCGTATTTTCAATATCTTTCATCGCTAAGCGACCGGTAGATACTACATTCTTTTCTGTAGCAGCTTTACTATCTATAACAGCCCCTTCTAATGTGGTAGTACCTTTTGTAGTAATTGTATAACCATCCTTACCGGCAAAGATACCGGCTTGCTCCGTTACACCGGCATAGTTGCTACGCATATCTCCTTTAGAATGCTCACCGAAAATATTACCTAATTGAGTTCCATTTGTAGAAACACTAAATCCTGTATTTTTCTGTTTCCCCACATAGGTCTCTTTATCCTGTAAACTTTGAATATATAAATTACCACCTACGTTGGCAACAACTCTATCACCTTTGACTGTAGAGCCTATTACATTCGTATCTTTACCGGAAATCATATTGACCGTATTAGCTGTTATTCGAGAAGGTGCGTATGATACTTTCTCGGTATTTTCTCGTTGCATACCTTTATTATAATTAGCATCAAAGCCTAACATACCTCCACCATTCACACTTATATTAGCCCCTACGGACCAGCTTTTCGTATCATTATTTTCTGTTTTACGACTTGTATTAGTTGCGGCTTGCAAATTAATCGTATTATCAGCTACTACATCAACCGTTTTACCTTGTATCGTTTCACCTATAGCCGTGATCGTTCCTGTATTCAGTGCATTAGATTTCGCTAATAAGGAAGTAGTATTATTGGATATAATCTTACCACCTGCATAGTCGCGATCATGTAATTCAGTAACGCTCTTGCTGTAACTGGATCCAATGCCGACATGAATATTAGCTAACCCATCCTTCTTAGCACGCTTTTGTGCTTTATATTGAGACTGATCCCCCTGTATATCAGCCATTTCATTAAAACCTGTCTGATACTCCTGGGCACCTTCTACAGCGAACCGGTCACGCATTCCTGTTACGGTCTTCAGTTGTTTTTCAGTTAACTGTCCGGATGATGCCAACCGATCGAGTCTCGCACTAAAATCCATTTTTTGCAGTCCGGAATCCATTAAACTATCTGCATGATTAACAACATTAGCCGGCGTATATGCCCTATATTCGTTAATATTAGTAAGTCCTTTACGTAATTCTTTACCAGCCTCTACATATTCAAGCGCTGCCAATCGTTTATCATGTCGATCTTTTCCTTTTTGTTGCAACGCATAGGCACCATTAAGAGCTGATGCAATAGAGCCTCCTAAACTTACAGTTAAACCGGAAGTTTTAACTTCATGTGTCTGCTTTATATCAGCCGTATTATGTTTGCCGTCAAGGACCATATCCGGCGCCTGTACCGTTGCATTTGTACCTGCTAATATAGAAGCGCTTGTCAAATGAGCGGCCTCATTCGCATGAATGGCAACTTTTCCTTTAGCTGCCCCAATTAATGTTTCTACCTGATTCGTATACTTTCCATCCAGTGTATCCGTTACTTTTTTACTGCCTATAGTAAAGCCTATACCGGCACTCATCAAACCTGTTTTCTTGCTGTGTTCATAGATATCATCGCGCTGTCTTTCTTCACCGGAATCTGTACGCACATCATGTCCCGCAGTAATGTTTACATCCTTCGTACCCAATACATTAGCCCCCGTTAAGGACACATCATGGTTGGCTTTCATATCAATAGCATTGCCACCGATGGTTGAAGATAAAACACCCGTATGTTCATGATCAGTACGTAGCGTACGCACTGTTTTAGATAATAAGCTCTTTTCCTTATACTTAATACCATATTCATCACGGCTATAGCTTTCACCGGGTGTCACATTCACATCATGTCCGGCTGCCATCGTCGTTGTACCCTGCTCACTATTTACGACACCGTTGCGAACAGATACATCATGACCGGCACGAATAGCCACATCACCATCACCTAGAACGGTCGTACCTAATTCAGTACGACGTTCCGTACGGTTATAATTATCGCTGTTGACGGTCATATCTTTTTTCGCAGCCAGCTGTTCCGTACCGAGATTCACATCATGGCCGGCCGTGATGTCCATCGTTGTATTAGCACCGCCATGAACCAAGGCCCCTTTGAGATGTATATCACGATTGGCGGCAATAGATAATTGTCCGCCCGGTTCAGATACACCTACTGTACCTTGACGACGAACTACATCCTGATTCGACAAAGCCTTAACACGAGCGCCCACATTCACATCCCGACCTGCACTCACCACAACGTGTGTATCGCCATGAATAGCCCCCGTAGTATTCACATCCTGCTTCGCTGCAACCGCCACAGTACGTCCGTCAATCGTACCGGTATTATGGATATTCTGTCCATTCAATACAATGGTATCGGCAGTCATCACACCTTGGTTTTGTATATCAACATCGGTCTCGCTTACAATCGTGCGACCACTGATGAGACCGCCCATAGCATTCAGACTCTTTGCAGATTGTTTCGCTAAGTATACTTTTGGATAGAGAACTTGCTGTTCTTTACCATTGACAACCATCGTTTTCGTTTCGAGCCATACCATGTCCGTTGTAATCGCCTGCATTTGTGCATCAGACAAGGTAATCCCCGGCGTTAAATTAAACTGTTTGCCATAGGCAATGCCCGCCTCAAGAAGCGCTTTATACTCCATCTCATTATCTGTATAACCGGTCAAATATTGGCGACCGGTAGCAGCGAGAATCTGCTGATTCACCAATTGTTGTTCATAGAAACCGTCACCTAAACGCTTAAGACGACGGTCAGGGTCCTGATTAAGGGCATCGATCATATATTGAGAGGATAAAAATTGTTTGCGGTCCGTGAAAGCCGGATCTGTCTCCACCAGGGCATTGGCGGTAATCTCCGGATGAATTCTGTAGAGTGATTCCGTAGGTAATGATAACCCATCAATCGTGCCGCTACGCTTACCGTTTCCTTTACCCAGACCATATGGATCTAAACTCTCACTTACCTTAGCCATTGTTGAAGCCGACAGCACATCCTCTGCATGATCTTTTACGACACCCACAGGTTTAACATTCTGTTCGGTAACAGACGGTGTCATAAACACTTCATCCTTCCAGTACCGACGACGTTTATGACCTATACCACTGGACTTTCTAACCCGTTTAGTATAACTTTCCTGCGTTGTACCTGTCGCAATCGTTTTCTCACTGACTTCATCAGATTGATTATCTATCGCACCATAAGTACGTACAGTTCCACCCGCTACGATACGGCTATTCGTATTATGGATAGCACCGGATACAGTCATATCCCCACCGCTGCTGATGATTCCCGGATCATCATGGGTAATGTCAGTATGGGTATGTTCAGTTTGACTACGAATAATAGTAAACTTATGAACACGATTTTCATCCTTATCCATTTCTTTGTTATACGCTTCATCTTCTGCACTATGTACCGGTATAACACGAGGTGTACCATAGCCACCATTATTATCAGCATACGGGAACTCTGATTTATCAAACACTTGCCCTTCCAGCTTATGATTCGGATCATTCACTTTAAGCTTATCAGGATTGTTAGTCACACCGTCAGAAACACGCTTAGCTCCAAATGCCGCATTCTCATTTTTTACCACAGGCGTATCAATCGTCATAGCCCCTGCGGATTTAATCGTAGCACCGGTATTCGTCAGGTCCTCTTTAGCTGTCACACGCATAGACCCGCTACTATATATAAGCCCTCTGCCTTCATTTTTTATATGCTTCGCGTCAACATCCACCTCTTTGCGACCTGCTATGGTACCTGATGTATGACCAGCAAACTCTGTTTCGATAGCAGTCAACTGTGTTTGTGCCTCATCATATGCTTTTGTAAGGTGTTGGATACGTTGTTTGTGAGCAGCTAACTCTTCTTGAGTTTTGTACGCAGTTACGTCCGCATTCCATTCATCATCGAGTGCTTTCTTTGCCGCTTTTAATGCGTCCCCGGCTTTATGATATCGTTCTTCTAATTCGCGATTTGTATGGTTATTAACGTGATTAGCTTTAATAGATACAACATCCCCATACACACGTCCACCATCATGGTTGTCTACAGTGCCCGCTTCCACATGTGTAGTATCTCCGGAGTTAATAAGACCTGCATTATCTACCGTCGTTTGACTCTCTACGGTAGCGCTTGCATCACCTTGTACAATTCCGGATGCCCCTACTGTAACAGCTTGTCCTGATATAGCCGTATTACCGTTACTCGTCACGCCACCACTAACAACAATACGACCATCACTGGTAATATTCGTAGCTTTTGCAGCACTGACGACACCTTTCACATTCACACCCAGTCCGGTATTACTACCCTTCATGGTAATGGCATTGGCATACATGCCACCGATAGCCGCTACATCCAAGCCAACTTGATTGGACGTGCCTATGCGCTGTGTATCTAACGTATTCGCATCCACAACATTCTTACCGGTACGGACATCCGCCTCATTGGCCCATACTCCGGCATTAATGTGGGCCGTTTCCGTTAAAATCTGTAATGCATTAGCCCCTTTGGCGTTTAACCCTTTTCCATTAACCGATACCGCACCTTGTTCTACACGATAAGTTTGAATATTACCGTCCCCATTGAACTCCGGTTTCCCTGTCGTCAATACAGCACGGTCTGTATTAATAAACCCGCCGCCATCAATACTGATACCATTCGGATTAGCCACCACTACCGAGGCCTTTTGTCCTGCCACCTCGATAAAACCTTTCATAGCAGTTGGATT
It encodes the following:
- a CDS encoding hemagglutinin repeat-containing protein — translated: MKQKSLQYKIAIWLTMGLLVVDPVVMPFSYAEHPIEVDRQAPQDRQAQVTQAGNGVTLVNVTGPTAGGVSRNDYTKFNVPESGTILNNSYGMSNTTLAGYIPGNANMARGAARVILNEVTSTNPTAMKGFIEVAGQKASVVVANPNGISIDGGGFINTDRAVLTTGKPEFNGDGNIQTYRVEQGAVSVNGKGLNAKGANALQILTETAHINAGVWANEADVRTGKNVVDANTLDTQRIGTSNQVGLDVAAIGGMYANAITMKGSNTGLGVNVKGVVSAAKATNITSDGRIVVSGGVTSNGNTAISGQAVTVGASGIVQGDASATVESQTTVDNAGLINSGDTTHVEAGTVDNHDGGRVYGDVVSIKANHVNNHTNRELEERYHKAGDALKAAKKALDDEWNADVTAYKTQEELAAHKQRIQHLTKAYDEAQTQLTAIETEFAGHTSGTIAGRKEVDVDAKHIKNEGRGLIYSSGSMRVTAKEDLTNTGATIKSAGAMTIDTPVVKNENAAFGAKRVSDGVTNNPDKLKVNDPNHKLEGQVFDKSEFPYADNNGGYGTPRVIPVHSAEDEAYNKEMDKDENRVHKFTIIRSQTEHTHTDITHDDPGIISSGGDMTVSGAIHNTNSRIVAGGTVRTYGAIDNQSDEVSEKTIATGTTQESYTKRVRKSSGIGHKRRRYWKDEVFMTPSVTEQNVKPVGVVKDHAEDVLSASTMAKVSESLDPYGLGKGNGKRSGTIDGLSLPTESLYRIHPEITANALVETDPAFTDRKQFLSSQYMIDALNQDPDRRLKRLGDGFYEQQLVNQQILAATGRQYLTGYTDNEMEYKALLEAGIAYGKQFNLTPGITLSDAQMQAITTDMVWLETKTMVVNGKEQQVLYPKVYLAKQSAKSLNAMGGLISGRTIVSETDVDIQNQGVMTADTIVLNGQNIHNTGTIDGRTVAVAAKQDVNTTGAIHGDTHVVVSAGRDVNVGARVKALSNQDVVRRQGTVGVSEPGGQLSIAANRDIHLKGALVHGGANTTMDITAGHDVNLGTEQLAAKKDMTVNSDNYNRTERRTELGTTVLGDGDVAIRAGHDVSVRNGVVNSEQGTTTMAAGHDVNVTPGESYSRDEYGIKYKEKSLLSKTVRTLRTDHEHTGVLSSTIGGNAIDMKANHDVSLTGANVLGTKDVNITAGHDVRTDSGEERQRDDIYEHSKKTGLMSAGIGFTIGSKKVTDTLDGKYTNQVETLIGAAKGKVAIHANEAAHLTSASILAGTNATVQAPDMVLDGKHNTADIKQTHEVKTSGLTVSLGGSIASALNGAYALQQKGKDRHDKRLAALEYVEAGKELRKGLTNINEYRAYTPANVVNHADSLMDSGLQKMDFSARLDRLASSGQLTEKQLKTVTGMRDRFAVEGAQEYQTGFNEMADIQGDQSQYKAQKRAKKDGLANIHVGIGSSYSKSVTELHDRDYAGGKIISNNTTSLLAKSNALNTGTITAIGETIQGKTVDVVADNTINLQAATNTSRKTENNDTKSWSVGANISVNGGGMLGFDANYNKGMQRENTEKVSYAPSRITANTVNMISGKDTNVIGSTVKGDRVVANVGGNLYIQSLQDKETYVGKQKNTGFSVSTNGTQLGNIFGEHSKGDMRSNYAGVTEQAGIFAGKDGYTITTKGTTTLEGAVIDSKAATEKNVVSTGRLAMKDIENTAEYSSKNTGVSYNHIGNFKSLSQAGQDAVYNSLGLLPKLLPESKDSAHSTTKSAIADGTITVHDESVDIRSISRDTANSLNKLDTIFDKKKVEERQELARLFAKDAFEQLHYWEPKTKEEKVAKAIAHGVVAEVSARVAGNKPGSGFYAGVTNEALIGDIQKVAKTNPAVAQWLSAGVGAVVNAGLGKPVITGAAEAQYGTRDNAYGRMKQSDELSEFESYYIIALDGGVYKRSRAGDELVDPSVLSTDFISGVVVQNPEKGHQLEGQEVLINSDLSWTNIDEPMGKVHPWNEWTYKSKGHIESQGEYSEAFSRAVSEDMKRRESEPYVRDTWYDKDTLMAYNEYSDGSTVSLGMTWGQLLETQGYPTKLGADGAFYTGSSTTGWHYNPKPSLEAARHAETEYFKNNKNKDLINAMFKHSTDDVNIELSRVEKGKEHSMNLFGVVYKVRAGDKPNTVYRTIGANPSLNLTKLLKVSGVIKDSIPDTYIVDNSENSGIAFLGMGFDKTTVPFDNRDIDTNNSRFKVLHTTLDFNDPNSIVTLKKVEDSNYNIYGPDQIRNHTVYDISNYMNGVPIGIEAEYTNTYEVKSDVSEEDEALVSKSLPNMDIDNMRAEAAAEIYRGQGKKYINRSDGKKYFVKEGKYGQKEVFTNSGTFVAIKKSIFDEDFYEEETDDR